From Chloroflexota bacterium, the proteins below share one genomic window:
- a CDS encoding carbon monoxide dehydrogenase, which yields MKLAITGKGGVGKTTLASLLTWIYSTEGNKVIAIDANPDANLATALGISADESSRITPIAELQELIQERTGAKPSSFGTFFKLNPKVDDIPERFSIQKDGIKLLVMGTVKKGGSGCLCPEGALLKSLVSHLVLSRSEVVIMDMDAGVENLGRGTAKGVDAFIIVVEPGQRSFQTARAVQRLAKDLGVKKCYVVGSKTHDDDERQFIADNLSDFEVLGFINYHPEVATADRLGKSVFETAPAAVAEAKNIKKRLEQIISRRQVG from the coding sequence ATGAAACTGGCTATTACTGGCAAGGGTGGCGTAGGCAAAACCACATTAGCAAGCCTTCTAACCTGGATATATTCAACTGAAGGCAACAAGGTTATAGCCATTGATGCAAACCCGGATGCTAACTTAGCTACAGCTTTGGGCATTAGCGCTGACGAGTCTAGTCGAATAACTCCAATCGCTGAACTCCAAGAACTGATACAGGAACGCACCGGAGCTAAACCCAGCAGCTTCGGTACATTCTTCAAGCTGAATCCTAAAGTCGACGATATTCCTGAGCGGTTTTCCATTCAAAAAGACGGCATAAAGCTCCTAGTCATGGGAACGGTTAAAAAAGGAGGCAGCGGCTGCCTGTGTCCAGAGGGGGCCTTGCTAAAGAGCCTTGTCAGCCATCTCGTGTTAAGCAGATCAGAGGTGGTCATTATGGACATGGATGCCGGCGTAGAGAATCTGGGACGTGGAACGGCTAAAGGCGTGGATGCTTTCATTATAGTAGTTGAACCGGGGCAACGCAGTTTTCAGACCGCTCGAGCCGTTCAACGTTTAGCCAAAGACCTAGGCGTCAAAAAATGCTATGTAGTTGGCTCGAAAACACACGATGACGACGAGCGTCAGTTCATTGCTGACAACTTGTCCGACTTTGAGGTGCTGGGTTTTATTAATTATCACCCTGAAGTCGCCACCGCCGATCGGCTGGGAAAAAGCGTATTCGAAACGGCTCCAGCAGCAGTTGCCGAAGCCAAGAACATAAAGAAAAGGCTGGAACAAATCATATCAAGGAGACAGGTTGGCTAA
- a CDS encoding LL-diaminopimelate aminotransferase — MKFSHRLDKLPPYLFVEINRKIAEKQARGEDVISFAIGDPDMPTPKHIIEKLCQAAHDPTNHRYPETAGLPELCQAIAQWYHRRFGVTLDPNKEVLPLIGSKEGVGHISFCFIDPGDIALVPDPGYPVYSMSILLAGGEPYFLPLTEENDFLPDLEAIPEKIAKKAKLLWLNYPNNPTGAVADIAFFKKAVNFAKKYNLAICHDAPYTEVAFDNYQPPSLLQVPEAREVGVEFHSLSKTYNMTGWRIGMAVGNTTMIDALFRFKSNLDSGIPQAIQQAAIKALTGPQDSIAEHNAIYQRRRDKLVKALNDIGLRVKPPKASFYLWARIPDGYTSVKFTTELLDGANVAVTPGTGYGKAGEGYIRLSLTLPDDRLDKGINQLLKWRKAKGK; from the coding sequence ATGAAATTTTCGCATCGTCTTGATAAACTTCCACCGTATCTATTTGTAGAGATCAATCGCAAAATCGCTGAGAAGCAAGCTAGGGGAGAAGATGTAATCAGCTTTGCCATAGGCGACCCTGATATGCCAACACCAAAACACATCATCGAAAAGCTATGTCAGGCAGCACATGACCCAACTAATCACCGTTACCCAGAAACCGCAGGACTGCCTGAACTTTGCCAAGCCATCGCCCAGTGGTATCATAGGCGCTTTGGAGTAACACTCGACCCGAACAAGGAAGTATTGCCTCTCATCGGCTCCAAAGAAGGCGTCGGTCATATCTCCTTCTGTTTCATCGACCCTGGCGATATAGCTTTAGTGCCTGACCCGGGATACCCGGTATACTCCATGAGTATATTGCTGGCCGGCGGTGAGCCTTATTTCTTGCCTTTGACCGAGGAGAATGACTTTCTTCCCGACCTGGAAGCCATCCCTGAGAAAATAGCTAAGAAGGCTAAACTTCTATGGCTGAATTATCCAAACAATCCCACTGGAGCAGTAGCTGACATCGCTTTTTTCAAGAAGGCAGTAAATTTCGCTAAGAAATATAACCTGGCTATATGCCACGATGCCCCTTATACGGAGGTTGCCTTCGATAACTATCAACCACCCAGCCTCCTGCAGGTGCCTGAAGCTAGAGAAGTCGGCGTAGAATTTCATTCTTTGTCCAAGACTTACAACATGACTGGCTGGCGGATAGGCATGGCTGTGGGCAACACCACAATGATAGACGCTCTGTTTCGGTTCAAGTCCAACCTGGACTCGGGTATTCCACAGGCAATTCAGCAAGCAGCCATCAAAGCTTTGACAGGCCCTCAGGACTCAATTGCCGAACATAACGCAATCTACCAGCGACGTCGAGACAAACTGGTCAAAGCTCTCAATGATATAGGCCTGAGAGTTAAGCCACCTAAAGCCAGCTTCTACCTCTGGGCCAGGATACCCGATGGTTATACGTCAGTAAAATTCACCACTGAATTACTGGACGGGGCTAATGTGGCAGTCACCCCAGGAACCGGCTATGGCAAAGCCGGTGAAGGCTACATCCGTCTATCACTAACCTTACCAGATGACCGCCTTGATAAAGGTATAAACCAATTGCTGAAGTGGCGCAAGGCTAAGGGAAAATAA
- the trxB gene encoding thioredoxin-disulfide reductase, with protein MSKYEVIIIGGGPAGLTAGLYTSRAGLKTLLIERSMFGGQIVNARQVDNYPGFPEGISGLELASLMHQQATKYGLETITAEVTAIKPGRTYNAITTEGNFEAEAVIIAAGSEYRKLGVPGEDKLLGRGVSYCATCDGFLFRDMDVAVVGGGDTAITDALELSQHASKVYIIHRRDQLRAGQILQQQALAQPKLEPIWDTVVDEITGDNKVSGLRLRNVKTGKTTNLEVAGVFVAIGITPNSQCFASIAELDETGHIKTNESMATSAPGIFAVGDIRKNSARQVASAVGDGATATLSTFKYLREGS; from the coding sequence ATGAGTAAATACGAAGTCATCATCATCGGCGGTGGCCCGGCTGGCCTCACTGCCGGCCTATATACATCTCGAGCCGGACTCAAGACCCTACTCATAGAGCGCAGCATGTTCGGCGGCCAGATAGTGAATGCCAGGCAGGTAGATAACTATCCTGGCTTTCCTGAAGGCATATCCGGCCTTGAACTAGCTTCGCTCATGCACCAACAAGCCACCAAATACGGACTGGAAACCATCACTGCTGAAGTCACAGCCATTAAGCCAGGGCGTACTTACAATGCCATCACCACCGAGGGCAATTTTGAAGCTGAAGCAGTGATTATCGCTGCTGGCTCAGAGTATCGCAAGCTTGGAGTTCCCGGTGAGGATAAACTCCTGGGCCGTGGTGTTTCCTACTGTGCCACTTGCGATGGTTTTCTTTTTCGTGACATGGATGTAGCCGTAGTCGGAGGCGGTGACACGGCTATCACTGATGCCCTGGAGTTAAGCCAGCATGCCAGCAAGGTCTACATTATACATCGACGAGACCAGCTCCGAGCCGGTCAAATCCTTCAACAACAGGCTTTAGCTCAGCCCAAACTAGAGCCCATCTGGGATACCGTGGTCGATGAGATTACCGGAGATAATAAAGTTAGTGGACTCAGACTGCGCAACGTGAAAACAGGTAAAACTACTAACCTCGAGGTGGCTGGCGTGTTCGTTGCCATAGGGATTACACCCAACAGTCAATGCTTCGCCAGCATAGCGGAGCTGGATGAAACCGGGCATATCAAGACCAATGAGTCAATGGCTACCTCAGCACCAGGTATCTTCGCCGTGGGCGATATCCGCAAAAACTCAGCCCGCCAGGTAGCCAGTGCCGTCGGTGACGGCGCTACTGCCACCCTATCCACCTTCAAATATCTTCGCGAAGGAAGCTAA
- the miaA gene encoding tRNA (adenosine(37)-N6)-dimethylallyltransferase MiaA produces the protein MKCLVAVIGPTAVGKSQLALSLARDFDGEIVNADSRQVYRHMNIGTAKPNHTELSLVRHHLIDIINPDESFSLAIYQKLALEAIENIQQRQKLPLLVGGSGLYVWSIIEGWKIPPVAPDVELRHSLEMRAKEEGGYTLYQELQKIDPVAAIKIMPTNLRRIIRALEICRATGQHASQLWQKQPPQYPILIIGLTMQRENLYRRIDSRVDEMIKQGLVDEVTDLMAKGYSLDLSSMSGIGYKQIGMFLQDKLDLPTAVQQMKYETHRYVRRQYAWLHLDDIRIHWLNEYDDIQKETTDLVSSFLAGIHGKQVDHEIR, from the coding sequence ATGAAATGCCTTGTTGCTGTTATCGGTCCAACAGCAGTAGGTAAAAGCCAGCTTGCTTTAAGCCTAGCCCGAGATTTCGACGGTGAGATAGTAAATGCTGATAGTCGGCAAGTTTATCGCCACATGAACATCGGCACAGCCAAGCCCAACCACACCGAGCTATCATTGGTTCGACATCACCTTATCGATATAATTAACCCTGATGAATCCTTCAGCTTAGCCATCTACCAGAAACTGGCTCTTGAGGCAATTGAAAATATCCAACAGCGGCAAAAACTTCCTCTCCTGGTTGGTGGCAGCGGTCTCTATGTTTGGTCAATAATAGAAGGCTGGAAAATACCACCGGTGGCTCCCGATGTCGAACTCAGGCATAGCCTTGAGATGAGAGCCAAAGAAGAAGGTGGCTACACTTTGTATCAAGAACTGCAGAAAATAGACCCGGTGGCTGCCATCAAGATTATGCCTACCAATCTGCGACGGATCATCAGGGCTTTGGAGATATGCAGGGCAACCGGACAACATGCCTCCCAGCTATGGCAAAAACAACCGCCACAATATCCAATCCTAATCATCGGCTTAACTATGCAGAGAGAAAATTTATATCGTAGAATTGACTCCCGGGTGGACGAGATGATAAAACAAGGACTAGTGGACGAAGTGACAGACTTAATGGCAAAAGGCTATAGCCTGGATTTATCTTCCATGTCTGGCATAGGCTATAAACAGATAGGCATGTTTCTTCAAGACAAGTTGGATTTGCCTACAGCAGTTCAGCAGATGAAATATGAAACACATCGCTACGTCCGCCGCCAATATGCCTGGCTCCACTTGGATGATATCAGAATTCACTGGCTAAATGAATATGATGACATACAGAAAGAAACAACTGACTTAGTGTCATCCTTTCTGGCTGGTATTCACGGCAAGCAGGTCGATCATGAAATTCGCTAA
- the hflX gene encoding GTPase HflX: protein MRQTLLKTRTEKEKALLVGVDSKSSADKWSIESSLEELSYLSKTAGAEVIGRLAQKLERPSPTYYLGKGKLEELIKLREHSPYSVVIFNDELSPRQQRNLEEALEVKVIDRTALILDIFARRAQTREGQLQVELAQHQYLLPRLAGQWSHLERLGGGIGTRGPGESQLETDRRLIRKRIHRLQSQIEAVRRHRALYRQKRRKSHIPIVALVGYTNAGKSTLLNALSQADVLVEDKLFSTLDPVTRRLILPDGQQFLLTDTVGFIHKLPPSIIAAFRATLEELTEADLLLHIVDITHHDAAEQFQTVEEILADLDLANKPQITVLNKMDLVVENQEEMNALALITVVKPPDGNTIAISALKGWGLDKLLNRIAAQLGPNSKPGIS, encoded by the coding sequence ATGCGACAAACCTTACTTAAAACTCGAACTGAAAAAGAGAAGGCTTTGCTGGTTGGGGTTGATAGCAAATCCTCCGCTGACAAGTGGTCGATTGAAAGTTCTCTGGAGGAATTATCTTATCTGTCAAAGACAGCCGGCGCCGAGGTAATTGGCAGACTAGCCCAGAAACTAGAAAGGCCTTCTCCCACTTATTATCTGGGCAAGGGAAAGTTAGAAGAGCTAATTAAACTCAGAGAGCATTCTCCATACAGCGTGGTCATCTTCAATGATGAGCTATCACCACGGCAACAGAGAAACCTAGAAGAAGCTCTGGAAGTCAAAGTGATCGACCGTACAGCACTGATACTGGATATCTTTGCCAGGCGAGCCCAAACCCGCGAAGGTCAACTCCAGGTAGAATTGGCCCAACACCAATATCTCTTACCCCGCCTCGCTGGCCAGTGGAGCCATCTTGAACGTCTAGGTGGTGGCATTGGCACTAGAGGCCCCGGAGAATCACAGTTGGAGACAGACCGCCGTCTCATCCGCAAACGAATCCATCGTCTCCAGAGTCAAATTGAGGCAGTAAGACGGCATCGGGCACTATATCGTCAAAAGCGCAGGAAGAGCCATATTCCTATAGTCGCCCTGGTCGGCTACACCAACGCTGGTAAAAGCACCTTGCTCAACGCCTTGAGCCAAGCCGATGTCTTGGTTGAAGACAAGCTTTTCTCCACGCTAGACCCGGTGACCCGGCGCTTGATTTTACCCGACGGACAACAATTTCTGTTAACTGATACCGTTGGTTTCATTCACAAATTGCCCCCATCAATAATTGCCGCCTTTAGAGCTACACTCGAGGAATTAACCGAAGCCGACTTACTATTGCATATAGTTGACATAACTCATCACGACGCCGCTGAGCAGTTCCAGACAGTAGAGGAGATACTTGCCGACCTCGACCTGGCCAATAAGCCTCAGATTACGGTACTGAATAAGATGGACTTGGTTGTTGAAAATCAGGAGGAAATGAACGCTTTAGCCCTGATCACGGTTGTAAAACCACCGGACGGCAATACGATAGCCATTTCAGCCTTAAAAGGCTGGGGCCTGGACAAGCTCTTGAATAGGATTGCTGCACAATTAGGTCCGAATTCCAAACCCGGGATAAGCTAG
- a CDS encoding phosphoglycerate kinase, protein MAKKTIRDLEVNGKRVLVRVDFNVPLDIKTGDITDDSRIRAALPTIKYLVEHKAKIIICSHLGRPDGKVVDGLRMAPIAQRLSQLINLPVSTASGCTGADVEKAVNNLKEGDILLLENIRFHAEEETNDSSFAQALARLADTYVDDAFGTAHRAHASTVGVTKYLPAVAGFLMEKELEALGSLLTSPEHPFGALLGGAKVSDKIGLIQNILDKVDLLLIGGGMAATFLKARGYEVGLSLVEADKQSLARELMETAKKNAGALLLPIDVLVANNISVEATGEIVPITNIPANKSIADIGPQTIELFSQQLKQCRTVFWNGPMGVYEIPQFSQGTKAIAELLASLKATTVVGGGSTAEIVQEMNLANKMTHVSTGGGASLNFLEGKTLPGVAALLDKVK, encoded by the coding sequence TTGGCTAAAAAAACCATTCGCGACCTGGAAGTCAATGGAAAGAGAGTTTTGGTCAGAGTTGACTTCAACGTGCCGCTGGATATAAAGACAGGCGATATTACCGATGATAGCCGCATTCGAGCCGCTCTGCCCACCATAAAATACCTGGTTGAGCATAAGGCAAAAATTATTATATGTTCCCACTTGGGACGCCCGGATGGCAAGGTAGTCGACGGACTGCGAATGGCTCCCATTGCACAGCGGCTTTCCCAACTCATAAACTTGCCAGTATCAACTGCCTCTGGCTGTACAGGTGCTGATGTGGAAAAAGCAGTAAATAATCTTAAGGAAGGCGATATTCTGCTTCTGGAAAACATCCGCTTTCATGCTGAGGAGGAAACCAATGACTCCTCTTTTGCCCAAGCCTTAGCCAGGCTGGCTGACACCTATGTAGACGATGCCTTTGGTACTGCTCACCGAGCCCATGCCTCAACAGTAGGTGTAACTAAATACCTGCCAGCAGTCGCTGGCTTTCTGATGGAAAAAGAATTGGAGGCCCTCGGCAGCCTTCTAACCAGTCCTGAACATCCCTTCGGTGCTTTATTAGGAGGCGCCAAAGTCAGTGATAAAATCGGCTTGATTCAAAATATTCTGGACAAAGTCGACCTGCTGCTCATCGGTGGCGGCATGGCAGCCACCTTCCTGAAAGCCCGAGGCTACGAAGTAGGGTTGTCTCTAGTCGAAGCTGACAAACAAAGTCTGGCTCGGGAATTGATGGAAACTGCCAAAAAAAACGCGGGAGCTTTACTTCTGCCCATAGATGTTCTTGTTGCTAATAACATAAGCGTAGAAGCTACAGGCGAGATAGTCCCAATAACCAATATACCTGCAAACAAAAGTATTGCCGATATCGGCCCTCAAACTATTGAACTCTTTTCCCAACAACTAAAACAATGCCGAACGGTTTTTTGGAACGGTCCTATGGGGGTTTATGAGATACCACAGTTTTCCCAGGGAACTAAGGCGATAGCCGAATTACTGGCTAGCCTGAAAGCAACGACCGTTGTCGGTGGTGGTTCAACGGCTGAGATCGTTCAAGAGATGAACCTGGCAAATAAAATGACGCATGTCTCAACAGGTGGCGGCGCCAGCCTGAATTTCCTGGAAGGAAAGACGCTGCCCGGTGTGGCTGCGCTATTGGATAAGGTGAAATGA
- a CDS encoding prephenate dehydrogenase/arogenate dehydrogenase family protein, with protein MRIAIIGLGLIGGSIGLALKQADWREAEIIGYARRRETGTLALKSGAVDKVESNLCGAVKGADIIIIATPALTLKDVFTQITPGLTADSIVTDTASTKVQVMQWAEELLPSGTNFVGGHPMAGKEIQGIKAAEAGLFHNCIYCLTPLPQAKPAAIQAVKDMVKTLGAVPLVIGAQEHDRLVAGISHLPLLLSVALVSTTTKDPSWRQMSRLAASGYRDLTRLASGNPEVSAHICLSNQAAIVSWIDTFIDELERLRNMIADGTDEIEKALALAHEARQKWLGKRY; from the coding sequence ATGCGCATAGCTATTATCGGGCTGGGTCTTATCGGGGGTTCTATAGGATTAGCTTTGAAACAGGCCGATTGGCGAGAGGCAGAGATAATTGGTTATGCTCGCCGTCGGGAAACAGGCACTTTGGCTCTGAAGTCAGGTGCTGTCGATAAGGTTGAATCAAACCTATGTGGCGCGGTCAAGGGGGCTGATATCATCATCATTGCTACACCGGCCCTGACTTTAAAAGATGTTTTCACACAAATAACTCCTGGGTTGACAGCTGATTCTATTGTTACAGATACTGCCAGTACTAAGGTGCAGGTTATGCAATGGGCAGAAGAGCTGTTGCCGTCAGGGACAAACTTTGTTGGCGGTCATCCCATGGCGGGTAAGGAGATTCAAGGCATTAAAGCTGCTGAAGCCGGCCTGTTCCATAATTGCATTTATTGTTTGACACCATTGCCGCAGGCCAAGCCAGCAGCGATCCAGGCTGTAAAGGATATGGTAAAGACGCTGGGGGCTGTTCCCCTTGTCATTGGCGCCCAAGAACACGACAGATTGGTAGCTGGCATTAGTCACTTACCACTATTACTGTCGGTGGCTCTGGTCTCAACAACTACCAAAGATCCCTCTTGGCGGCAGATGTCGCGTCTAGCAGCCAGTGGTTATCGAGACCTTACTCGCTTGGCTTCAGGGAATCCAGAAGTTAGTGCACATATATGCCTTAGCAATCAGGCTGCGATTGTCTCTTGGATTGATACGTTTATTGATGAACTAGAAAGACTACGTAACATGATAGCCGATGGGACTGATGAAATAGAGAAAGCTCTAGCTCTAGCTCATGAGGCGAGGCAAAAATGGCTGGGAAAACGCTACTAA
- a CDS encoding 2,3-bisphosphoglycerate-independent phosphoglycerate mutase: protein MIPLEEIRQISMVSLSKIVMLVIDGLGGLPDAKTGKTELETAKTPYLDLLAKQGICGLTDPVSPGITPGSGSGHLALFGYDPLKFTIGRGVLETLGIGFELKKSDVAARGNFCTVDDKGLITDRRAGRINTDKCIELCKLLGQIKLEGVELLVLPVKEHRFSFVLRGKELHAELNDTDPQKIGVAPYPSKNTKATAKHTAGLINEFIKQAKRILAGNHPANMILLRGFSKLPDIPSMSEIYKLTPAAIAVYPMYKGLAKLVGMEVFSTDGGIQEELKILTDCYNKHDFFYIHVKHADSAGEDGDFERKVKVIEQVDSALPQLLNLKPEVIIVTGDHSTPAMLKGHSWHPVPLLLYSQWCRPDNAKEFSESACLSGGLGRIPATDIMPLAMANALKLTKFGA, encoded by the coding sequence ATGATTCCACTAGAAGAAATAAGGCAGATCAGCATGGTTTCACTATCCAAGATAGTGATGCTGGTCATCGATGGTCTAGGTGGATTACCTGACGCCAAGACCGGCAAAACGGAGCTTGAGACAGCTAAAACCCCTTACCTCGACCTCTTAGCTAAGCAGGGAATATGTGGACTTACTGACCCGGTAAGCCCGGGGATTACTCCGGGAAGCGGTTCTGGCCACCTGGCACTATTCGGCTATGACCCACTCAAGTTTACCATCGGGCGAGGTGTTCTGGAAACACTAGGAATTGGTTTTGAGCTCAAAAAGAGCGATGTTGCTGCTCGAGGCAATTTCTGCACAGTTGATGATAAAGGGCTTATCACTGACCGAAGAGCCGGACGTATTAACACGGATAAATGCATCGAACTGTGCAAGCTGTTAGGCCAGATAAAGTTGGAAGGAGTCGAGCTTCTTGTCTTACCGGTTAAAGAACATCGGTTTTCATTTGTTCTACGCGGCAAAGAGTTACATGCTGAACTTAACGATACTGACCCACAAAAGATAGGCGTAGCTCCCTATCCGTCAAAGAACACAAAAGCAACAGCCAAGCACACAGCTGGTCTCATAAACGAGTTTATCAAACAGGCTAAAAGAATTTTGGCAGGAAATCACCCGGCTAATATGATTCTACTCCGAGGCTTCTCTAAACTACCTGACATCCCATCTATGAGTGAGATATATAAGCTGACGCCAGCAGCCATAGCCGTCTACCCCATGTATAAGGGGCTTGCCAAGCTGGTAGGAATGGAAGTATTCAGCACCGATGGTGGCATCCAAGAGGAACTAAAGATCCTGACCGACTGCTACAACAAACACGATTTCTTCTATATTCACGTCAAACACGCAGACAGTGCCGGTGAGGACGGGGATTTCGAGAGAAAAGTCAAGGTCATCGAGCAGGTTGATTCGGCTCTCCCTCAACTACTGAATCTAAAACCTGAGGTTATCATTGTTACCGGTGACCATTCAACGCCGGCCATGCTAAAAGGGCACAGCTGGCATCCAGTACCTCTTTTGCTTTACTCTCAATGGTGTCGGCCTGACAATGCTAAGGAATTCTCTGAATCAGCCTGTCTCTCAGGTGGACTGGGCAGAATCCCTGCCACAGATATAATGCCTTTGGCTATGGCCAATGCTTTGAAATTAACAAAATTTGGAGCCTGA
- a CDS encoding diaminopimelate epimerase, with protein sequence MKFAKLQATGNDFILIDARNMERDWQKLARDMCHRYFGAGADGIMLVITSHTASLKMRLFNSDGSEAEVSGNGLRCFAKYVIDRKIIPGPNLTVETMAGIRTIKASMSQGKVSHAKVNMGKPSFRAEDIPVIIDKSQKGRGGVDIIPILDYPLQIAGEKLNMSFVSMGNPHAVSFLSQPVAGFPLSEIGPQVENHSMFPERANFEVANVLNRNKIEARVWERGAGETLSCGSGACAIATIAKLKGYTDNEVDIMLPGGNLTITMDGAGELYLSGPVEEVFTGEWPK encoded by the coding sequence ATGAAATTCGCTAAATTGCAGGCTACCGGGAACGACTTCATCTTGATAGATGCCCGAAATATGGAGCGGGACTGGCAAAAGTTAGCACGAGATATGTGCCACCGCTATTTCGGTGCAGGTGCCGATGGCATAATGCTGGTAATAACTTCACATACTGCCAGCTTAAAAATGCGGCTTTTCAACTCCGACGGCTCCGAGGCTGAGGTAAGCGGCAATGGCTTAAGATGCTTCGCCAAATACGTCATTGATAGAAAAATAATTCCCGGACCAAACTTAACCGTGGAGACCATGGCAGGCATTAGAACCATCAAGGCTTCTATGTCCCAGGGTAAAGTTAGCCATGCCAAAGTGAATATGGGCAAGCCCAGCTTCAGGGCTGAAGATATACCAGTAATAATAGACAAGTCACAAAAAGGGAGGGGGGGAGTTGACATAATACCGATACTGGATTATCCTCTGCAGATAGCGGGAGAAAAGCTGAATATGTCATTTGTGTCCATGGGAAACCCTCATGCTGTAAGCTTTTTATCCCAACCTGTAGCTGGTTTTCCTCTTTCTGAAATAGGACCACAGGTAGAAAACCATTCCATGTTTCCGGAACGGGCGAACTTTGAGGTAGCAAATGTTTTAAATCGCAACAAAATAGAAGCCAGAGTCTGGGAACGGGGAGCCGGCGAAACTCTATCTTGTGGCAGTGGCGCCTGTGCCATAGCCACAATTGCCAAACTGAAAGGTTACACAGACAATGAGGTTGACATAATGTTACCAGGCGGTAACTTAACCATAACCATGGATGGGGCAGGGGAGTTATATCTAAGCGGACCAGTTGAAGAAGTTTTTACTGGAGAGTGGCCAAAATGA
- a CDS encoding triose-phosphate isomerase: MQKPLISGNWKMNTRLEEAEKLVRAMLSELASIDSVEKVLCPPFISLAAIKGLIEGTSIKLGAQNMYFEDKGAYTGETSPLMLTDLCDFVILGHSERRQYFAETDELVNKKVKKALESGLKPILCVGESLEDNEAGRTEQKITRQVKSGLAGINPTSQLVIAYEPIWAIGTGKAATGKQANATISLIRGILGNMWGKETAKTVRILYGGSVTGSNIAEFIAKSDIDGALVGGASLKADEFVSIVRQTASLKSTQ; the protein is encoded by the coding sequence ATGCAAAAACCATTAATCTCCGGCAACTGGAAAATGAACACCAGGCTTGAAGAGGCTGAAAAACTTGTTCGAGCTATGCTGTCCGAACTGGCTAGCATAGACAGTGTGGAGAAGGTACTATGCCCACCATTCATCTCGCTAGCTGCCATAAAAGGACTAATCGAAGGCACATCCATTAAGCTCGGCGCCCAGAACATGTATTTTGAAGATAAAGGTGCTTATACTGGCGAAACATCGCCCCTTATGCTCACTGACCTGTGTGATTTTGTCATCCTGGGCCATTCAGAGCGCAGGCAATATTTCGCCGAGACAGACGAGCTAGTCAATAAAAAAGTAAAGAAAGCCTTAGAATCCGGACTTAAGCCTATTTTATGTGTCGGCGAAAGCCTGGAAGATAACGAGGCTGGCAGAACAGAACAGAAAATAACCAGGCAGGTAAAGTCAGGTTTAGCAGGCATAAATCCTACAAGCCAACTGGTTATCGCCTACGAGCCAATCTGGGCTATCGGCACAGGGAAAGCAGCTACAGGAAAACAAGCCAATGCTACAATCAGCCTTATTCGCGGTATACTAGGCAATATGTGGGGCAAGGAAACAGCCAAAACAGTGCGAATACTGTACGGTGGCAGCGTCACCGGCAGCAACATCGCTGAATTCATTGCCAAATCTGACATCGATGGTGCTCTGGTAGGTGGCGCCAGCCTTAAAGCTGACGAGTTCGTAAGCATCGTCAGGCAGACAGCCAGTCTCAAATCAACCCAATGA